GTTGGGGGGAATGGAGGCGGGGGGATCGGACAGCGGCCTGGTCGTCTCATTCCTAGGACTCAGAGGGAAGCGTTAACCCTCCCATTAGGTCCCCTCCACCACCATCCCGAACCCAGACCTCAATCATTTTCCACATCAAGGACAATCCCTTGGTAAGGGCTCTGAGGCTCCATACTGCACACCCCATCTTTGTCCTGAGATTCCCCCAACCAACCAAACTGGGTTTCTCCCTCATCTTACCTTCCCTAAACTTGGCCATCAGACATCCTTGTCCCTTGAGCAAGGCCCACTGACCATTGCCCACTGGAAACTCTGGCTCTCAACTCCCAGGTTTCCAACCTCTTCAGCTATCCTCAATCCCACCACCCTGCGCTCCCCTGGCCCAGTACCTAGGCTGTGTTAGCTAGTGCCTAAGGGAAAGAGGCCAGTCTATAGTACATGTACTCCAGGCCAACACAAGGGCAGGGTAGGGAGGACGGTAGGGCACATACCCTGCCCCCCATCAGAATGGACAGGCACGGAGACTGGGGGCAGGCAGCCTGTGTGGGTGTCTCTCATTTCTGGGTCCTTGCACAACTGTGGGGGCGGTCTGAGAGAAGCAAGCCCACTGGCTCCAGCCCCTACCCTGGCTGgacaaccccaccccccagctcctCGGAGAAGCCAACCGCCTGGAGAGATCACAAACAGCCACATGAAAGGGAATTTTTCTGGGGTAGAGATGGAGTTGAAAGCTGCCTCCCTTGCCTgcatgccccctcccccaaaggccCTCCGGCTCCTCTCTGGcctggggaaaaggggaggggggtgctGGGAACTCAACCCAGACCCACTCCCACACACGCACAACACAGGCACATCCATGCGGTCACATACCCACGTCTTCCCCAATGCATTCACAGACATCCAGGAAGGGGCTTATCCTGAGGGTGCCCCACCTTAcctccattacacacacacacacacacacacacacacacacacacacacacacacacacacacacaaatgggtGACTAGGAAGATTGGCAGAGTCCTAGATTCTCCCAAGGGCTCAACTGGCACCAACTCCGAGGAAGGGAACTTGAGATAACCCCATAAAGGACTGCACCCTTCTCTCATTCGTTTCCATGCCAACCATCTGTCACCATCACCAAGTTCTTCCTTGCATCTAACCTTCATCCTTCACAAAGCATTCAGGTCCTCTGAAGAGCAGCTAGTATCTAGCTCAGGACAGAAACTTCCCTAGCAgactcctctccccctcccatacACCTCTTCACTTATTAGCCTTAGAATAATAGGTAGCACTCATATAGGCCcttaagatttgaaaagcactttacatacgctctcatttcattctagaatgttaagagctggaaaggattgtaAGTCATCTCATTTTATGAGAGAAAATTGTCCCGGGGAAGCACTTGGACCCCCACGTCACACCAATAAAGGCAGAGacccagaactagaacccaggcccCACATAATCAAAAAATATTAGAGCTTACTGTAAGGGACCTTTAAGATcttctagtccaagcccctcatctTACACATAACAGACCCAGATATGAAGTCACTGttacgtgacttgtccaaggttatgcaGCCAGTGTAGACTTGAAGCTGGATCTTTTAACTCCAACTTCCTGCTGCTATCACCCAGCATCCATGCCTACCCCGAGCTATCCTATTATCATAACTAACCTCTCCAATACCTCATCCTCCCATGCAGCCTGAGCTTGAATGACACCCCACTAAACAAGCTGGGCCCCCCTACCAATGTCCAATAGGTGACTCTCCCATATTGATCCCAGCAGCTTCCCCCTGCCCACCCAGACCATGTtcactccccctttcctcttcaggCTTTTCAGAAACTTCCACCTTGGTAGCGTCCCTCCACACTGAGTATGGACCCCTCTTGGCTCCCCCAGCTCAATGACATTCCACTCCCCCAGGCCCACGAAGCATCTTCACTGGACACAGCTCAACACATAATGGTTCACTGGCCAGGCAATGATTCCTGGAAGAAAAAGCCAGTCCCTCAAAGCCCAGAGCCCAAGAATAGAGGGGAGAGCTAGGACAAATGTTAGGTTTCCTAGAACTCAGAGCTGCCCAGGTATGTTTACTTCCCCAAGTGGAGACTGGAGTAAGGCTGGTCAAGACTGTAGGACAAGCTAAATCCTGTTGGACAGTGTTCTGCATCTGGTAAGGGATGGTTTGGGAGCCAAATCATGTGTGAGGGGAAGAGAGCGAACTAAGTGCACATTTAATAGCTGCCCATTAGAAAGGAAggtgtggggcagctaggcagtgcagtggatggatcactggccctggagtcaggacctgagtccaaatgtgacctcagatacttactggctgtgtgaccttggttacgtcacttaacctcaattcctcccccaccaaaaaaaagaaaaagatagagattgggggcgggggggggggggcagttacatggtacagtaaatagaacactggccctggagtcaggacctgagttcaaatgtgacctcagatacttactggctgtgtgaccttggttaagtcacttaaccccaattgcctcaggGGCGAAAAGGGAAAGTGTGGGGTATGGGGAAGGGAATAGTTAAGAGATAAAGAGATATGGACACAGAGATCTCATGTCAGAAAAGCAGgtccagaaatttaaaaaggaCAATCAGGGGCCTGGTCAAGTAGACGCCTGGCGTGCCAGGAGCAGTGCTCTATGCGTATAGGGAGGAATAGTGGGGGAATAAATGTGTGGGGCAGACAAGGAATACACTATTGTCCTCTATTCCTCTGACTCCCCAGCAAGGGACTATGGGGCTGCTTTGAACAGCACAAAGCAGGGAGAGGGTCAGAACAAGAAAAGCCCCAAAGCCCCAGCTGGGGATAAAACCATGATTACTGTCAGCTCTGGGCCAGCATGGGGTCTGCAGCGCAccctccccatccaccccacCCACCATCAGAAGACTCATAGATCCATCCAGCTGTGGGTTATCTGAGGTCCAGGGACTTGGTGGGGGTGGAAAGACAGTATGGAAGGGACTGCTGCCTTCTTTCTACCCCAACTAGATGAAAAGACCATTTCAAACAgtctttcctctgtctccttgTAGACACCTCCTGTTCTTTCTTCCCAGAGAGCCCAGCTCTTTCCGTCTCCTGGGTCCTGGGATGGAGTATCTCAACTCCTTGCTGGATCCATAGATTTTCGGAGGGGGGGATTTATAAGACATCCACTTGGGGAcagtagggagggaggaaagagaatgtgGTCATACCCAGGGCTCCCCATGAAACTGAAGGTCAAGAACCAAGATGTGAACTGAGACACAAAACATGCATTCATTTTATTCACAAAACAGCCTGGTTCGCTAAAACAATACAAACAGCGTGTCCATCAGCAGTAAGAGACCAGGGCCTGGGGGTGGTGATGTAGGTGGGGGGGGCGGGAATCCTCAGCCTGCCCTGGGTCAGTTCTGTCTTTAACCTCAGCAAGattagaaaaatgattttttttctttctaagtaaAACTGGGATTGGGGCACCTTTGTATGTTGGAGCCCTGGATCCATGTACATTAGATAACAGAACTTTTTGAGTCGTCTCGTCACcatgtttaattttcttttgaagGACCACCGGGGTTCGACGCGGTCTGCTTGGGGGGCGCCCACCTCTGAAGCTTTGCTCCTGGCTGGTAAGTTGCAGATGTGGATGGTTCCGGGGTGGGGACTCTATATCGCTATAAACATATTCTCATTATAAACATGAAGTGGCGTACTCTAGGAAAACTATGCACTATTTTATGATCAAACAAAGTTTAAACGAGGTGGAGTTAAACAACTGTGCTAGATTACAGTAGTGCTTATTAGTAACTAGATTTCCAAAGGTTACTGAAAATGTACATTCTCTACACAGAAACGGCATCTTCCACACAAACAACAGAAACAGCAACACACGAAGGGGACTGATTGTCCATCTTTGCTATTAAGCCTCCACACTTTACAGACTCgttttgcttttttgtcttcttctgcaAAGCagttaaatgtttttgtttcttgattttttttatactaGAACGTGGAGATGTTAAAAcgacaacaaaaaatatatatataaaaacaggaATGAAATCTGCGAGAGAATATTTTTGGTTCTAAAAGACATAGGTGCATCCATTCGTCTTCGCCCGAATCCCCTACTTGAGATAACACAAGCAAGGGCTTGCACGAGATGGCAGCTCCGGGGCTCCACTCGTCACTGAAACCATCGGAAGGCGGCTCCCGTTGGAAGCATCACCTtctggagagaaaggaagagaaggaaggatggggtggggggacaggagAGACAAACAATCGGAGTTAAGTCACAGGCTGGGGGTGGCCGGCCTCCCAAAAGCCCTCACTTAGCCCCTACCCTAGACCTCAGGGGGCTTGCTTTCGGCCTCccttcactccttcctctccaagctgctgctgccatcacCAACAGGTCCTGCCTCTTTTTCTGAAGTGTACTAGAGAACAGAAGAACCCATTGGACTTCTCTGACAATTGAGCTTTGGAAAAGGATCTCTCCTCCAAGCCACCAGAGATGGATAGGCCCAGCATAGGTGCTGAGCTGTGctctctgctccactcctagGAAGCTGTCTGACTCAGAGACCCTACCAAAGCAGTGCCCTCctgccaccacccccccccccccccccccgcccccagtccTACCCCTGGATTCTCAGAGGAGTCTAGGTTTCGCCCTTCTCAGTATGACCGCAGTTTTGGTTTTGGTTACGGTTTTGCCTTTCTCGTTATCCCccgtgcctggaacatagtaagggcTTTAAACTGCTTGTTGACTATGTTtcatttggaggggggaagtttATAACTCAGCATTTTGCTACATGAAGGAAGACTTCCCCCTCTAAAACATGGATCCTGTTCTACCCCACTCCCCTATTCCCTCTTGAGGTGGGAATTTTGTTCCTTTGAGGGAGGGGAAGCAGATTTCTCTTCCGCTAGAATCCTGCCCTCAGCTCTTGGCCATACCAACTACACCGAGGGAAGTGAAGGCTGATTCTGAGCCCATCCCCCACGAGTTACCCTTCCCTGCTTTCTGCCTCCAGTCAGCTGGCCCAATAACTGGGTACCTGAGCCCTCCAGAATTCCCTAACTCTAGACCAGAGCAGTGAGGTTGTTGAGCTGGGTCTATGTGGGTGAGGGCAAAGCGGGGGAGTCCTCCTTAGTTTTTAGGCCTTTCTAGACCTACACATCTATCCCCTGGTCCCCTTAGCCCCAGgaaccaaaggaaggaagccCAGTGACTTAAAATCTGGAGGCCAAGTCAGATGTCTCCTAGGGAAAGGCGGGGTGGGTGCTAGTCTTGTGGGAGTCCTACACTCATAATCCCCAAGGGCTGCCAGGCGGCCCTGACTCTCCCTGGCCTTTCTGAGGCTGACCTATCTCAGTCCCTACTCTAGATCATTTCCTAGGACCTTTTCGAAATGACCGCCGAGCTCATCACAGAAGGTAAGAGTAGGGCTTGACACGGAAGACCCAAGCTGAGGCCCACAGATGTCCAAAGGAACAAGTAAACTgagtctgtgtgactctgggcctgtGCTTATGTCTACGTATCTGTGTGTTTTTTCCTACTGAGTCAGTGTCTATCTGCATGGCTACACTGTGTGCAGACTTTATGAATGCATACGTACCCACTTAttgtatttatctgtttatgcaGTCTGTGTTTGTGTAACAAACAGCTAATTCTCTGGgtaagaaggggagggagggaaagaggaaagagggagggcagGGGGCTGAGGAGGTAGCCCAGGCCTTCGGTGCCAGGGACACAATCATTGTTTTCCAACCATTCCTACAATTTGCAATCAAAtcaagttgggggggggggccgcGGGGGGAGGGACGGGCCTGTCTGAAAAGATGCTTTTGTACTAGAGACATACCACACCAGTGGGCCAGCAACAGGCTCTACCCTCCAGAGGAGAGTGGTCcaagggaaaggggtgggggaaaagagagggTATTATGACCCTGAAGTTTGGGCCTAGATGGTATCCCCTCCCTGGGATGACGTGCCTCCTAGACAACCCCACTCTGAAGGAGAGTTATTGGACTGAGGCATACCCCACTTGGAGAATACCCCCCACCCTGTCTCCCCAGAAGTAAAGGAATGCTAACTACCAAGCAGCCTGCCAGGTTTTGGATAACACAGAGGACCCACACTCCATAAACTCCAGCCATCACTCCAGTGCGCTTGGCCGGCCATTCTAAGGGCTGGAAGAAATGAATCTCATAGGGCCTCATCAACCAAGGGAACCACCATGTACCCGGGTCCTTGTTGGTTAATGAACAGTTGACCAGACccagggtggggaagggtggaggCGTATATGTGTGAAATCTCATTATAGGGGGCTGAGCAGGGGAGGGTAGGAAAGAGTTGGCTGGCTCATCCGGAGGGACCACAATGGATGGACAAGTCCCGCCCTGAGCCCCCCTGGTCAGAGCAGTAGCCCAGAATCTAAGCAGGCCTTTCCACTTGGGCTTATATGGAGGGATAGCAGGGTTGGGGGACAGACAGGAGACTTGGGAAGCTAGAGCAGGGACCCTAATCTAACAGGTTACCTCCAGAGCAGCAGAAGGCTTCTTTTTGAGCTCCTCACATTTTCTGAATTTGCAAATCTGGTGGCCAGTTTTTCGGTTGCGACAACTGCTACACTGCTCGCAGTTTATCCGCCGTCGGCAGGGCGGGCACATGCCGCAACGTTTCCGTTTCTTCTTGCCCGAGCTGATGGCAGAAGCCAGCTCACTCTGCATAGGATACTCCGCAAGGCCTGCCATGTGCAAGGCGCTCTCGGCCAGGAACACGCCCGCAGGCGTCATGATAAAGAGGCCCGGATTGATGGGGAAGGCGCCTAGGTAGGGGAAGTCGGAAGGACCGTTGAGGGCCTCGGTGCCTGACACGGCCTCCATGTCTGGGAGCCCAGCCCCAGCCTCGCTCATCAGGGGAAGGTGTTCCTGAACCACACGTTTCAGCATCTCAGTGGACTGGGCGAACTGCTGCAGCGTCAGCTGTCCTTCGGCGGAGAGCTCTGCGGCCCGCTCCGCCTTGCTGAGCAGGCTGGCCACGGCACCGCTTTTGTGCTTTGAGGTAGGGTTGGTTTTGTCCATGGGCGGGTCGTGCCCGTTGGCCAGCCCAGAGGCGGCAGCCGCCTTGTCCACCAGCTCACCCGCTGAGCTGCTGCCGCTGAAGGAGGAATAGTGGGACAGAGGCCGAGACTTCCGCAGGCTCTTGTTGAGGGGCTCACTGATGATGCCACTCTTGTTCCGTCGCTCTGGGTTGGCAGGGGGAAGGGCCTCATCTGAGCTGCACTTCTCTACAGCGCCTGACTtactgctgccgctgccgccacTATCGGGCTGTGGGCTGCCGACAAGACTAGACATGGTTGGGGCCAGGGCCGGGATGGCGACTGAGCCCCGTCAGGGGAGCTTCCCAACCAACCCTGGGCCCAGTGATGGGCTCCCGCCCCTGATGGCCGGGGATGACACGGACACCGAGAGAATACGGAGGCAGCCTCAAGGCAGATGCATGGTCTGGAAGCCTGCTACTCTGCAAAGACAAGAGAGGGCAGAGTTAGGGCGCAGCTACCCCATGATTCTAACAGTCTCCCCCCAACCCAAAGACAGCTGTGCAAACGGAAAGGCCACTGGCTTTAAAGTCACAGCATCTGGGGCCAAATATCAGCTCTACTACTTCATATTTTCCAGCTTGGACtcgtactggctgtgtgagcctggacaaagTTGGTAACCTCTCTGTGCATgattcctcagctgtaaaatgagggggttggccttgatggtttctgaggtcccttacagctctaaatctatgatccaatgatccaTGTGACCTTGCAGAAGTCATTTCTCTGTGTTCCTCAGAGTCTTTACCTGTAAATGGGACGATTAGATTagttctctcctctttcacctagttcctatgatcctacaaagtttttttttttcctttttgggggaggagggatggcTGATGCCGAAGAATCGGCAGGAAAACTCTGCAGGGGGCCAGACTATATGGGGGGGTCAGTACCTAATGTATCCCCCAGCACCTCATCCCCCACCAGGCTCAGGCAAGGGGAACAAAGAGGAACCATAGTGTGGGCAGAAGCCGCTCACCTAGGCAGCAGGTCCAAGGGACAGGGTGTCTGGGCCAACTTCAATTCCTAATCTCTAATCCCCAACCAGGCCTCAGGAAGAAGAAGGGCTCCTGTTAATAACAGAACACCCCTGACTCTCCCATCCCTAACCTTTACTTCTAAAGCTTTTGCAAAGTTTCTCACCTATACTTTTTCTGTTTAGGCTGAAGAATCAACATGATGACTCGTAGGTCAAACTCCCTAAGGTTAGGGAGATCTGTACCCATCCCCCCCAGGACTTGGGTCTCCATGAAACtggtaagaaatggggatgaatAGTCCTGTAACCACCCTCTCCCAACTGTGTGACCGTGGTTAAGTCATTTCCCCATCTTTAGACCTACTTCCTCATCCATCAAATTGAAAAGAATTAGATTGGATGGTCTTTTAGGCCCCTCTGAGCGCGAacattttctaagttaatatggcCAGTTAATAACCACATTCCAGGTTTCCTAGTGGTCCTGCTACACTGGGGTCTTAGGGAAGCCCTTATTTCAGAGCAAAGAGATACTGAAGGAACCAGGCTCTGGGGGATTGGGGAGGTCCATGGAAAGGCAGGCCTCATTTTTCATGCCTTGATCCATCCCAGAGTAAGTCGAAAGGCCACTTATAGTAT
This region of Trichosurus vulpecula isolate mTriVul1 chromosome 3, mTriVul1.pri, whole genome shotgun sequence genomic DNA includes:
- the CXXC5 gene encoding CXXC-type zinc finger protein 5 isoform X1, which gives rise to MSSLVGSPQPDSGGSGSSKSGAVEKCSSDEALPPANPERRNKSGIISEPLNKSLRKSRPLSHYSSFSGSSSAGELVDKAAAASGLANGHDPPMDKTNPTSKHKSGAVASLLSKAERAAELSAEGQLTLQQFAQSTEMLKRVVQEHLPLMSEAGAGLPDMEAVSGTEALNGPSDFPYLGAFPINPGLFIMTPAGVFLAESALHMAGLAEYPMQSELASAISSGKKKRKRCGMCPPCRRRINCEQCSSCRNRKTGHQICKFRKCEELKKKPSAALEKVMLPTGAAFRWFQ
- the CXXC5 gene encoding CXXC-type zinc finger protein 5 isoform X2; this encodes MSSLVGSPQPDSGGSGSSKSGAVEKCSSDEALPPANPERRNKSGIISEPLNKSLRKSRPLSHYSSFSGSSSAGELVDKAAAASGLANGHDPPMDKTNPTSKHKSGAVASLLSKAERAAELSAEGQLTLQQFAQSTEMLKRVVQEHLPLMSEAGAGLPDMEAVSGTEALNGPSDFPYLGAFPINPGLFIMTPAGVFLAESALHMAGLAEYPMQSELASAISSGKKKRKRCGMCPPCRRRINCEQCSSCRNRKTGHQICKFRKCEELKKKPSAALEVMLPTGAAFRWFQ